The Candidatus Polarisedimenticolia bacterium genome window below encodes:
- a CDS encoding dipeptide epimerase, giving the protein MTPLLLDHKPVELRLRHTWTIARNSSRVKRNVLTRLRHGGTDGYGEAAPNPRYGEDAESVARALDTLAPRLPDDPGRLDAILDRVEAALPSSPAARAAIDIALHDWAGRLAGQPLYRLLGTDPRRTPSTSMSIGIDAIPVMQEKVREAGDAPVLKIKVGLTNDREILEGIRSVTGKPLWVDANEGWTDPALAVEMIRWMQGMGVVLVEQPLPAADLEGARFVRERVDLPVYADEAALAPGDIPRLAEAFDGINIKLQKAGGLRAARRMIDAARESGLKVMLGCMIETSIGITAAAHLSPLADLADLDGHLLIADDPFDGVQVRQGRLFLPDRPGLGVLGAW; this is encoded by the coding sequence ATGACCCCCCTCCTCCTCGACCACAAGCCGGTCGAGCTGAGGCTCAGGCACACCTGGACGATCGCCCGCAACTCGAGCCGCGTGAAGCGCAACGTCCTGACGCGCCTGCGGCACGGCGGGACCGATGGGTATGGCGAGGCCGCCCCCAACCCGCGCTACGGCGAGGACGCGGAGTCGGTCGCGCGGGCCCTCGACACCCTGGCGCCGCGGCTTCCGGACGATCCCGGGCGCCTGGATGCGATCCTCGATCGGGTCGAGGCGGCCCTGCCTTCGAGCCCCGCCGCCCGGGCGGCGATCGACATCGCGCTTCACGACTGGGCCGGCCGCTTGGCTGGCCAGCCGCTCTACCGCCTGCTCGGGACCGATCCGCGCAGGACGCCGTCGACGTCGATGTCGATCGGCATCGACGCGATCCCGGTGATGCAGGAGAAGGTGCGCGAGGCCGGCGACGCCCCGGTCCTCAAAATCAAGGTGGGCCTGACGAACGACCGTGAGATCCTGGAGGGCATCCGGAGCGTCACCGGCAAGCCGCTCTGGGTCGACGCCAATGAAGGCTGGACCGACCCCGCCCTGGCGGTCGAGATGATCCGGTGGATGCAGGGGATGGGTGTCGTGCTGGTCGAGCAGCCGCTGCCGGCCGCCGACCTGGAAGGGGCCCGATTCGTGCGCGAGCGGGTGGACCTGCCGGTGTATGCCGACGAGGCGGCCCTGGCCCCGGGCGACATCCCGCGGCTGGCGGAGGCGTTCGACGGGATCAACATCAAGCTGCAGAAGGCGGGCGGCCTGCGCGCCGCCCGGCGCATGATCGACGCGGCCCGGGAGTCCGGCCTGAAGGTCATGCTCGGCTGCATGATCGAGACCTCGATCGGCATCACCGCGGCGGCGCACCTGTCCCCCCTGGCCGATCTCGCCGACCTGGACGGTCACCTGCTGATCGCGGACGACCCGTTCGACGGCGTGCAGGTGCGGCAAGGGCGGCTGTTTCTTCCCGACCGACCGGGGCTCGGGGTCCTGGGCGCATGGTGA
- a CDS encoding sigma-70 family RNA polymerase sigma factor, giving the protein MDRPTVSDLQRHMERLADGDRASFHPVFAVLWPFLRRFAARHLGPEEAEDAAQEALVKVFFRASEFDASRSALAWALGITAFEIRTARRRRQRRREESSPAGILEAARDAAPTPEAEAMIRDLEATLGDALGALRPEDAETLRLYARGDRPALAAATFRKRVERALARLRAVWRTTDGRP; this is encoded by the coding sequence ATGGACCGACCGACAGTCTCCGATCTGCAACGCCACATGGAACGGCTCGCCGACGGCGACCGCGCCTCGTTCCATCCGGTCTTCGCCGTTCTCTGGCCGTTCCTCCGCCGCTTCGCGGCCCGGCACCTCGGGCCCGAGGAGGCCGAGGATGCCGCGCAGGAGGCGCTCGTGAAGGTCTTCTTTCGTGCCTCCGAGTTCGACGCATCCCGCAGCGCCCTGGCGTGGGCCCTCGGCATCACCGCGTTCGAGATCAGGACGGCCCGACGCCGGCGGCAGCGCCGACGGGAGGAGTCCTCGCCGGCAGGAATCCTGGAAGCCGCGCGCGATGCGGCGCCGACCCCCGAGGCGGAGGCGATGATCAGGGACCTGGAGGCGACGCTCGGGGACGCTCTGGGTGCGCTGCGTCCTGAAGACGCCGAAACCCTACGCCTGTACGCGCGCGGCGATCGGCCGGCGCTCGCCGCCGCGACCTTCCGCAAGAGAGTGGAGCGCGCCCTGGCCCGGCTGCGCGCCGTCTGGAGGACGACCGATGGACGACCCTGA
- a CDS encoding serine hydrolase produces the protein MVTPARAALCGATLVAILTSGVVARAAAPGSGDPKRSELHGKLEATLARLATGLDGASGYVLRDLESGETFEKDADSVFPAASTIKLAVFLELYKRAEEGTIDLSRPVPIDPKARVEGGGVLEKWAAPYPALTALQLSVLMMDFSDNYAANLLIDLVGMDAVGRRLLGWGLKDTRLRRRMMDVAAARAGRENVTTPRDLAALLERLHAGRLLGAANTRQAIDIMKRNEGTPIKRGLPPDVPAADKSGELDGVRACAGLVFIPAGPPREGGNGAAPVRPLLISVMTAYLGNDQAGEAFISDVTRAAYDHVSRLAASSEHGRRIGP, from the coding sequence ATGGTGACCCCGGCGCGCGCGGCGCTCTGCGGCGCGACCCTGGTCGCGATCCTGACGTCGGGCGTCGTCGCGCGTGCGGCGGCGCCGGGATCGGGCGACCCGAAGCGGAGCGAGCTGCACGGCAAGCTGGAGGCGACGCTGGCGCGCCTCGCAACCGGTCTCGACGGCGCCTCGGGCTACGTCCTGCGCGATCTGGAGAGCGGCGAGACGTTCGAGAAGGACGCCGACTCGGTGTTCCCCGCGGCCTCGACGATCAAGCTGGCGGTCTTCCTCGAGCTGTACAAGCGGGCGGAGGAGGGGACGATCGATCTGTCGAGACCGGTCCCCATCGATCCGAAGGCGCGCGTCGAGGGGGGCGGCGTGCTGGAGAAGTGGGCCGCGCCGTACCCCGCGCTGACGGCGCTCCAGCTTTCCGTCCTGATGATGGACTTTTCGGACAACTACGCGGCCAATCTGCTCATCGACCTGGTCGGCATGGACGCGGTCGGGCGGCGTCTCCTGGGCTGGGGCCTCAAGGACACGCGCTTGAGGCGCAGGATGATGGACGTGGCGGCGGCGCGCGCCGGTCGCGAGAACGTCACGACGCCGCGCGATCTGGCGGCGCTTCTCGAGCGGCTCCATGCGGGCCGCCTCCTGGGCGCCGCGAACACCCGGCAGGCGATCGACATCATGAAGCGCAACGAAGGCACGCCGATCAAGCGGGGACTGCCGCCGGACGTCCCTGCGGCCGACAAGAGCGGCGAGCTCGACGGGGTGCGCGCCTGCGCGGGGCTCGTCTTCATCCCGGCGGGGCCGCCGCGGGAAGGAGGGAACGGGGCCGCTCCGGTCAGGCCCCTGCTGATTTCCGTGATGACCGCCTACCTCGGGAACGACCAGGCGGGAGAAGCGTTCATCAGCGACGTGACGCGGGCGGCCTACGACCACGTCAGCCGGCTCGCGGCCTCGTCGGAGCACGGCCGCCGCATCGGGCCGTGA
- a CDS encoding LysM peptidoglycan-binding domain-containing M23 family metallopeptidase: MPAVRLDRKPVREEEVAREEPENEARDGSEEIQVSLEPGMTLYSLALGYKVTLSSLMQANGISDPTSIPAGTMITIPDASGAEPRPRSRKAARAPAAPAPPRDEIDSSPATLGIAWPLIGQITAGFGLRGRHSHHAGVDIDGVTGEEVRAVAAGIVVASGSEGKYGRTVVIDHGSGLTTLYAHASRLLVHEGDRVGQGDAIAEVGASGNAHGSHLHFEVRRNGHPVDPTPYLRSGNVPLPGGQLPAGAGMTSSGSH, encoded by the coding sequence GTGCCCGCCGTGCGCCTCGACCGGAAGCCCGTGCGGGAGGAGGAGGTCGCCCGGGAGGAACCGGAGAATGAGGCTCGGGATGGCTCCGAGGAGATCCAGGTGAGCCTCGAGCCCGGCATGACCCTCTATTCCCTGGCGCTTGGCTACAAGGTGACGCTGTCGAGCCTGATGCAGGCGAACGGAATCAGCGACCCGACCAGCATCCCCGCGGGGACGATGATCACCATTCCCGATGCGTCGGGTGCAGAGCCGCGGCCGCGGTCCAGGAAGGCCGCGCGCGCGCCGGCCGCCCCCGCGCCGCCCCGCGACGAAATCGATTCGTCCCCCGCCACCCTCGGCATCGCCTGGCCGCTGATCGGGCAGATCACCGCCGGCTTCGGCCTGCGCGGCCGTCATAGTCACCATGCGGGGGTCGACATCGACGGCGTCACCGGCGAGGAGGTCCGGGCGGTCGCCGCCGGGATCGTCGTGGCCTCAGGCAGCGAGGGGAAATACGGGCGGACGGTCGTCATCGATCATGGCAGCGGGCTCACGACTCTGTACGCCCACGCGAGCCGGCTTCTGGTCCATGAAGGCGACCGCGTCGGACAGGGCGACGCGATCGCGGAGGTCGGCGCGTCCGGCAACGCGCACGGCTCTCACCTGCATTTCGAAGTCCGACGAAACGGCCATCCCGTCGACCCCACGCCGTACCTGCGCTCCGGGAACGTGCCTCTGCCCGGCGGGCAGCTCCCGGCCGGTGCCGGAATGACGTCTTCCGGATCCCACTAG
- a CDS encoding HAD family hydrolase, translating into MSHSASRVILFDIDGTLLTTAGAAREAFTRALSEAAGRPIHPDGYSFSGRTDPQIARDILAGNGVSGALLEAAIPESIRLYLHYFAEQGGAGKARLLPGVRELLDALAGRPDVRTALLTGNVEAGARLKLGLFDITRYFDFSISCFGSDDSDRYRLPALALERARRALDPVMEGSQLVVVGDSEHDVLCGRSIRARAVAVCTGWTSVTVLRALRPHALLADLSDTGRALAALLPAPHA; encoded by the coding sequence ATGAGCCACTCCGCCTCTCGCGTCATCCTGTTCGACATCGACGGCACGCTCCTGACCACGGCAGGGGCGGCGCGCGAGGCGTTCACCCGGGCGCTGTCGGAGGCCGCGGGGCGGCCGATTCATCCGGACGGCTATTCCTTCTCCGGCCGGACCGATCCGCAGATCGCGCGCGACATCCTCGCGGGGAACGGGGTGTCGGGGGCGCTCCTGGAAGCCGCGATTCCGGAATCGATCCGCCTCTACCTGCACTACTTCGCGGAGCAGGGGGGCGCCGGGAAGGCGCGGCTCCTCCCGGGAGTGCGGGAGCTCCTGGATGCCCTGGCGGGACGTCCGGACGTCCGGACCGCGCTTCTGACCGGCAATGTCGAGGCGGGGGCCCGGCTGAAGCTCGGCCTCTTCGACATCACGCGCTACTTCGACTTCTCGATCAGCTGCTTCGGCAGCGACGACTCCGACCGATACCGGCTCCCGGCCCTGGCGCTCGAGCGCGCCCGCCGCGCGCTGGATCCCGTGATGGAAGGGAGCCAGCTGGTCGTGGTGGGGGACAGCGAGCACGATGTTCTGTGCGGGCGATCGATCAGGGCCCGCGCCGTCGCGGTCTGCACCGGCTGGACTTCCGTGACCGTCCTGCGGGCCCTCCGGCCGCACGCCCTTCTGGCCGACCTGTCCGACACCGGGCGCGCCCTCGCGGCCCTCCTGCCGGCGCCCCACGCATGA
- a CDS encoding CocE/NonD family hydrolase: MPELRVVRDSRMRRNAALAGTVLAGILVSACRAERPPAGTGGAAPAAGGASPAVPYGGSAPDTFFPNLTVEKNVPVPMRDGILLRADVYRPETPGKYPTLVYRTPYGKDDLLDSGSEPTIGRAAHSGFAVVVQDVRGRYHSDGEFRPYHQEGKDGFDTIEWAAAQPWSNGRVGTFGLSYPGAVQWLAAMEAPPHLLSIFPAMTFATGRHFFYFGGAFNHDWMRWIEMYIAPDLRLRKGLPGATTEKEAAAGWNRLKWQWEYFLPIRDFPVLKEVAPWYYDWLAHPDDSDYWAFADVVRAHSKIAVPALNFSAWYDSNYGPLGATANWSGMRRNGATEVARRGQRLILGPWDHGDPSESETKVGELDFGPSMTLDYYGLVIRWHDRWLKGIRNGIDEGPPVRLFVMGENRWRDENEWPLARTVYTPYYLRSGGRANTASGDGRLSMVPPAGGAGAGGAAPATEPPDRYLYDPGRPVVIDNFEVMGPYDRSKLQSRQDVLVYTSEPLLEDIEVTGPITVHLWAASSAVDTDFCVMLYDVHPDGRAFNLMPNEAGVVRARYRASESAPTLLTPNEPVEFVIDQMVTSNVFKRGHRIRLDVTSSRFPSFDRNPNTGEPFGTSARMTAARQTVLHDAAHPSRVILPIIPRAGDR, translated from the coding sequence ATGCCGGAGCTTCGCGTCGTTCGCGACAGCCGCATGCGGCGCAACGCCGCCCTCGCGGGGACGGTCCTCGCCGGGATCCTCGTCTCGGCGTGCCGGGCGGAGCGACCTCCGGCCGGCACGGGAGGCGCGGCGCCGGCTGCCGGCGGGGCGTCTCCGGCCGTCCCCTACGGGGGCTCCGCGCCGGACACTTTTTTCCCCAACCTGACGGTCGAGAAGAACGTGCCGGTACCGATGCGCGATGGCATCCTGCTGCGCGCCGACGTCTACCGGCCGGAGACGCCGGGAAAGTACCCGACGTTAGTCTACCGCACGCCTTACGGGAAAGACGACCTGCTCGACTCGGGCTCGGAGCCGACGATCGGCCGGGCGGCGCACTCGGGCTTCGCCGTCGTGGTCCAGGACGTGCGCGGCCGATACCACTCGGACGGCGAGTTCCGGCCGTACCACCAGGAAGGGAAGGACGGGTTCGACACCATCGAATGGGCCGCGGCGCAGCCATGGAGCAACGGGCGCGTGGGCACCTTCGGCCTGTCCTATCCGGGTGCGGTCCAGTGGCTGGCGGCGATGGAGGCCCCGCCGCACCTGCTCTCGATCTTCCCCGCGATGACCTTCGCGACCGGCCGGCATTTCTTCTATTTCGGCGGTGCGTTCAATCACGACTGGATGCGCTGGATCGAGATGTACATCGCCCCCGACCTGAGGCTCAGGAAGGGCCTGCCTGGCGCGACGACCGAGAAGGAGGCCGCGGCCGGCTGGAACCGCCTGAAGTGGCAGTGGGAATACTTTCTGCCGATCCGCGACTTCCCGGTGCTCAAGGAGGTCGCCCCCTGGTACTACGACTGGCTGGCGCATCCCGACGATTCGGACTATTGGGCCTTCGCCGACGTCGTCAGGGCGCACTCGAAGATCGCCGTTCCGGCGCTCAATTTCTCCGCCTGGTACGACAGCAACTACGGGCCGCTCGGGGCGACGGCCAACTGGAGCGGGATGCGCCGGAACGGGGCGACCGAGGTGGCGCGCCGCGGCCAGCGCCTCATCCTGGGCCCCTGGGATCACGGCGACCCCTCCGAGAGCGAGACCAAGGTGGGGGAGCTCGATTTCGGGCCCAGCATGACGCTCGACTACTACGGGCTCGTGATCCGCTGGCACGACCGCTGGCTGAAGGGGATCAGGAACGGCATCGACGAGGGGCCGCCGGTGCGCCTGTTCGTGATGGGGGAGAACCGCTGGCGCGACGAGAACGAGTGGCCCCTGGCGCGCACCGTGTACACGCCGTACTACCTGCGCAGCGGGGGCCGCGCCAACACCGCCTCGGGGGACGGGCGACTGTCCATGGTCCCACCGGCCGGCGGAGCGGGAGCCGGCGGCGCCGCCCCGGCGACCGAGCCGCCGGACCGTTACCTGTACGATCCGGGCCGTCCCGTGGTCATCGACAACTTCGAGGTGATGGGGCCGTACGACCGCTCGAAGCTCCAGTCGCGCCAGGACGTCCTGGTCTACACCTCCGAGCCGCTCCTCGAGGACATCGAGGTCACCGGGCCGATCACCGTGCACCTGTGGGCGGCCTCGAGCGCGGTCGACACCGATTTCTGCGTCATGCTCTACGACGTGCATCCCGACGGCCGCGCCTTCAACCTCATGCCGAACGAGGCGGGGGTCGTCCGCGCCCGCTACCGGGCGTCCGAATCCGCCCCCACCCTTCTGACCCCGAACGAGCCGGTGGAGTTCGTCATCGACCAGATGGTCACGAGCAACGTCTTCAAGAGGGGCCATCGCATCCGCCTCGACGTGACGAGCAGCCGGTTCCCCTCCTTCGACCGCAATCCGAACACCGGCGAGCCGTTCGGGACCTCCGCCCGCATGACCGCCGCCCGCCAGACCGTCCTGCACGACGCCGCACACCCGTCCCGCGTCATCCTCCCGATCATCCCGCGCGCGGGGGATCGATAG
- a CDS encoding HD domain-containing protein: MASKYLRDPVHGSIGFDKEREKLVIDLINTREFQRLRRIRQLGALFLTFHGAEHTRFTHSLGVAYMARRIFDSLLAGGQVQQKGRALERTRLVVIVAALLHDLGHGPFSHLYEKVFNDRRHEEWTRLIIRQARGEVGRLLRRAGMVDEVLGVYGRTYRPAFVSDIVSSQLDADRLDYLLRDSFMTGVAYGKYDLEWILTNLRLARRGGRDGELALAINGLKGYHAAEQFVIGRYLMYQQVYYHKTSRSAEQMIRTALQRLVDAHGETGRFPDPCPGSIRRLVETRGNLAVDDYLRLDDWLFLSAFQEWALAPQGKVDPILRDLCDRITRRHLFKTVRLTADTRHKAFGQAIEELNGRFRRRGLDPRYYLLEDDASDLPYHDLAYSDRMGTAPEDIGLAVRGRIVGYMSERTVSPLIDSIRNEPRKLQRLCFPAAMRSAVERRLKAFIASERQ, from the coding sequence TTGGCGAGCAAGTACCTGCGCGACCCGGTCCACGGATCGATCGGCTTCGACAAGGAGAGAGAAAAACTCGTCATCGATCTGATCAACACGCGCGAGTTCCAGAGACTGCGGCGCATCCGCCAGTTGGGCGCGCTCTTTCTGACCTTCCACGGCGCCGAGCACACGCGCTTCACCCATTCGCTCGGCGTCGCCTACATGGCCCGGCGCATCTTCGATTCGCTCCTGGCCGGCGGACAGGTGCAGCAGAAGGGGCGCGCGCTGGAGCGCACCCGGCTGGTGGTGATCGTGGCGGCCCTGCTTCACGATCTGGGCCACGGGCCGTTCTCCCACCTGTACGAGAAGGTGTTCAACGACCGCCGGCACGAAGAGTGGACGCGCCTGATCATCAGGCAGGCGCGCGGCGAGGTGGGTCGCCTGCTGCGGCGGGCCGGCATGGTGGACGAGGTCCTCGGGGTGTACGGGCGCACCTACCGGCCGGCCTTCGTGTCGGACATCGTCTCGTCGCAGCTGGACGCCGATCGACTCGACTATCTTCTGCGCGATTCGTTCATGACCGGCGTCGCCTACGGCAAGTACGACCTCGAGTGGATCCTGACCAATCTGCGGCTGGCGCGGCGCGGCGGGCGGGATGGCGAATTGGCGCTGGCGATCAACGGCCTGAAGGGATACCACGCGGCCGAGCAGTTCGTGATCGGGCGCTACCTCATGTATCAACAAGTGTATTACCACAAGACCAGTCGCTCGGCCGAGCAGATGATCCGCACCGCGCTGCAGCGGCTGGTGGACGCGCACGGCGAGACCGGCCGCTTCCCGGATCCCTGCCCCGGGTCGATCCGTCGCCTGGTCGAGACGCGCGGCAATCTCGCGGTCGACGACTATCTCCGGCTGGACGACTGGCTGTTCCTGTCGGCCTTTCAGGAATGGGCCCTGGCGCCGCAGGGGAAGGTCGATCCGATCCTGCGCGACCTGTGCGACCGGATCACCCGCCGGCACCTCTTCAAGACGGTGCGACTGACCGCCGACACGCGGCACAAGGCGTTCGGCCAGGCGATCGAGGAGCTCAACGGCCGGTTCCGCCGGCGGGGCCTGGACCCTCGATACTATCTGCTGGAGGACGACGCCAGCGATCTGCCGTACCACGATCTGGCCTACTCCGACCGGATGGGCACCGCGCCGGAGGACATCGGCCTGGCCGTGCGCGGCCGGATCGTCGGCTACATGTCGGAGCGCACCGTCTCGCCGCTGATCGACTCGATCCGGAACGAGCCGCGCAAGCTCCAGCGCCTGTGCTTTCCGGCGGCGATGCGCTCCGCGGTCGAGCGGCGCCTCAAGGCGTTCATCGCGAGCGAGAGGCAGTGA
- the rocF gene encoding arginase: protein MQRAGHGRGVDLIGVPLDLGAGRRGVDMGPSAFRLTGLAGRIRALGFDVRDRGNVPVPNPEGLDPGDPRKRYIGPIAAACRQVADLTSEAAAAGRIPICLGGDHSLAAGSIAGVARALKSRGEQLAVVWVDAHADMNTPGTSPSGNVHGMPLAACLGQEPEELVALGGGASVTPGHVALVGIRNLDEREKDLVGRSGVRAYTMSHIDRRGIGAIVEEVLSAFAGITGGIHLSLDLDGLDPEVAPGVGTPVRGGLSYREAHLLCETIAESRRLVGMDVAELNPTLDVRNHSAEVGAELVLSALGQRIL from the coding sequence GTGCAGCGCGCGGGTCACGGTCGCGGGGTGGATCTCATCGGCGTGCCGCTCGATCTCGGCGCCGGTCGACGCGGCGTGGACATGGGGCCCTCTGCCTTCCGCCTGACCGGGCTCGCCGGGCGCATCCGGGCGCTCGGATTCGACGTGCGCGACCGCGGCAACGTGCCGGTGCCCAACCCCGAGGGGCTGGACCCGGGTGATCCCAGGAAGCGCTACATCGGTCCGATCGCGGCCGCGTGCCGCCAGGTCGCCGACCTGACCTCCGAGGCGGCCGCGGCCGGGCGGATTCCGATCTGCCTGGGGGGCGATCACTCGCTCGCGGCCGGCTCCATCGCCGGCGTGGCGCGCGCGCTCAAGAGCCGCGGGGAGCAGCTCGCGGTCGTCTGGGTCGATGCCCACGCCGACATGAACACCCCCGGAACGAGCCCCTCCGGCAACGTCCACGGCATGCCGCTCGCCGCCTGCCTGGGCCAGGAGCCGGAGGAGCTCGTGGCGCTCGGAGGGGGCGCGAGCGTGACGCCGGGCCACGTCGCCCTCGTCGGCATCCGCAACCTGGACGAAAGGGAGAAGGACCTGGTCGGCCGGAGCGGCGTCCGCGCCTATACCATGTCGCACATCGACCGCCGCGGCATCGGCGCCATCGTCGAAGAGGTGCTGTCGGCCTTCGCCGGGATCACCGGCGGGATCCACCTCAGCCTCGATCTCGACGGCCTCGACCCGGAGGTGGCCCCCGGGGTCGGCACCCCGGTGCGGGGCGGGCTGTCCTACCGGGAAGCCCACCTCCTCTGCGAGACGATCGCCGAGAGCCGCCGCCTCGTCGGCATGGACGTCGCCGAGCTGAACCCGACTCTCGACGTCCGCAACCACTCGGCCGAGGTCGGCGCCGAGCTGGTCCTCTCCGCCCTGGGTCAGCGCATTCTCTGA